The Urbifossiella limnaea nucleotide sequence CGTTCCCGCCGATCGTGGCCGTGGGCGAGCGCGGGGCGCTGCCGCACGCCGTGCCGACGGCCCGCCCGCTGTCGGAGGGGAGCAAGCTGCTCGTGGACTGGGGCGCCGACCTGACGTACAAGGCCGACATCACGCGGGTGATTCGCAACCCCTACGGCACGCTCCTGACGCGCCGCAACAAGGCCGAGCGGACGGCGCACAACCTGGACAAGGTGTATATGACGGTGCTGGCCGCGCAGGACGCGGCGATCGCGCAGCTGCGGCACGGCGCCGCGGCGAAGGCCGTGGACGCGGCCGCCCGCAAGGTGCTGGCCGCCGCCGGGTACGGCGACTACTTCACGCACGGCCTCGGCCACGGCATCGGCCTGGAGATTCACGAGGCGCCGCGCATCCGGTCCAACTCGGACGACGTGCTGGAAGCCGGCATGGTGGTGACGCTGGAGCCGGGCGTGTACATCCCCGGCTGGGGCGGCGTGCGGATCGAGGACGACTTCCTGATCACCCGCGACGGCTGCCAGAGGCTGACGACGCTGTCGCGCGAGCTGGAGCCGGCCCCGCCGACCGCGTAAGGCGGTGCGGTAAACACGGTAGGCCGGGGCGCGAGCCCCGGCCTACCGTGTTTACCGCGGCCCCGCCGGCAGGTGCGCCGTCAGGTAGCGCGTCAGCAGCGCGTACAGGTGGCGCGACGTGTTCGCCCCCTCGTTGATCGAGTGACTCCGCCCCGGGTACGGCATCAGCGTGAACGGCTTGTTCAGCTCGATCAGTCGGTCCGCCAGCAGTTCCACCCCCTGGTAGTGGCAGTTGTCGTCCCCCGTGCCGTGGACGAGCAGCAGGTTCCCCTTCAGCCCCGCGGCGTGCGTGATCGGCGAGCCGTGCTTGTAGTCGGCGGCGTTGTCCGCCGGCAGGCCCATGTACCGCTCCTGGTAGATGGTGTCGTACAGCCGCATGTCCGGCACCGGGGCCACGGCCATGCCGGTGTGGTACACGTCCGGGTGGCGGAACAGCTGGTTCAGCGTCATCGACCCGCCGCCACTCCAGCCCCACACGCCCACGCGACTCGCGTCCAGGTACGGCCGCTGCTTCAGCAGGTCGCGCGCGGCCGCGGCCTGGTCGGCGGACGCCAGCGTGCCGACCTTGCGGTACGCCGCCTTCCGCCAGTCGCGGCCGCGCGGGCACGGCGTGCCGCGGTTGTCGAAGCACGCCACCGCGTAGCCCTGCTGGGTGAGCATGAGGTGCCACAGGTAGTTGCGGCCACCCCACCGGTCGGTCGCCGACTGGCCCGCCGGCTCGCCGTAGACGTGGAACACGACCGGGTACTTCTTCGCCGGGTCGAACCCCGCCGGCGGCATCAGCCAGCCGTCGAGCCGCACCCCGCCGCCGACGTCGGCGCGGACGAACTCGGCCGGCGCCCGCGCCAGCTTCGCCACGGTCTCGCGCAGCTTGTCGTTCGCGGCGAGCACGCGGACGGTCTTGTGGTCGGGGAGCGACACCAGCTCCGTGCGCGGCGGCAGGCCGAACGCCGAGTGCGTGTGAACCGCGACCTTGCCGCCGGGGGCGATGTCGTAGTCGTGCCAGCCGGGGCGGTCCGGCGTGAGCCGCTTCGGGGTGCCGCTGCCGTCGATCGCCGTGCGGTAGAGGTACTGCTGCGTCGCGTTCTCGGGCGACGCCAGGAAGTCCACGGTGCCGGCGGCCTCGTCCACGTGAACGACGCGGATCACGTCGAAGTTCCCGCCGGTGACGCGGCGGAAGAACGAGCCGTCGCGCGCCGCAACGTACAGGTGCCGCCAGCCGTCGCGCTCGCTAATCCACGTGAACGCGGCCCCCTTGCCGATCCACTCGATCGGCTCGTCTTGCACGTCGAGCCACGCCCCGTCGCGCTCCGTCAGCACCGTCCGCACCTTCCCCGTGGCGGCGTCGGCGAGCATCACGTCGACGGCGTTCTGAAGGCGGTTGACGCGCTGCACCACGAGTTCCGTGGAGTTGCCGGCCCACTCCACCCGCGGCACGTAGTAGTCGGTGCGGGTGTCGCCGGGGATGTCGAGCCAGCGCGGCGGGCCGCCGACCGCGGGGACCACGCCGACGCGGCAGAGCGCGTTCCGCTCGCCGGTCCGCGGGTAGGCGAACGTCTTGAGCTTCGGGTACGTGCCGTCGGTGCCGTCGGGGATGGTGAAGGTCTTCATGCCGCGGGTGTCGAGCTGCCAGAACGCGACCGCCTTGCCGTCCGGGCTCCAGCGCCAGCCGTCGCGGCAGGCGAACTCCTCCTCGTACACCCAGTCGAAGGTGCCGTTGATGACGTGCTCGGAGCCGCCGGCGGTGAGCCGCACCGCGGCGCCGCCGGCGGCGGGTTCGACGTACAGGTCGTTGCCGCGGACGTAGCCGACGCGCGTGCCGTCGGGCGACGGCTTGGCGAACATCAGCGTGGCCGGCGCGGCGTCGCCGCCGAGCTTGGCGAGTTGGCCCGTGGAGCGGCGGTACGTCCAGTAGTCGCCGCGGGTGTTGCGCCGCCACACGCGGGCGGAGTTCGTGTAGACGACGACGAGGTCGAGGCCGGGGGCGAACTCGTAGCCGTGGATCGCCAGCGGCTCCGTCTTCCCGGGCGGGATGAGCTTCGCGGCGGGGACGAGGACTTCTTCGGCGCCGGCGGCGTCCACGCGCACGATGTCGCGGGCGCCCTTGTGGGTCTTGGCGGGGCGGGTGGTGGTGTAGGCGCCGCCGTCGAGCCAGTGGATCGACGGCGGGGCGTCGCCGCGGAAGTCGTCGGACGCGAAGACGCGGTCGAGGGTGAGCTTGTCGGGCTGGGCCGCGGCGGGCGCGGCGGCGAGGAGGACGACGAGCAGCGCGCGGCACATCGGCGGGCTCCGGGGGTGCGGAGTCCAGCGTGCCGCGGGAGGCGGTGCGCGACAAGGGCGCTGGCGCGGGTGGGGGCGGATTTGCGGGTCGGGCGGGCCGCAGAATCGGACTCGGGGGCGCCGAGCGGCCCACGTCAGTGGGCTGTTGGCTCGGGGCTTGAGCCCCGGAGGGGCGGCCGTGCTTAGCCCGGGGTGGGAACCCCGGGCGGCGTTCGCGGTGTCACTACGATCTGGTGACGCTTCGGGTTTCGCGCCGTTCGTTGTCCGCGCCGCGGCTGTGATCGGCACGCATTATCCGCGACGGCCCGGGTCGGTCACGCCGCCCGGGTCGCGCCGAAAAAAGACGGCGGCGGCGCCTCCCGCAGCGGCGCGCGGCCCAACTCCGCCAGCGCCAGGTTCGCCACCGACCGGCCGATGCTGATCGACGCCGTCGCCGCGGGTGAAGGCGCGTTCAGCACATGAACCATCCGCTCCGCCCGGCGGATGAAGAAGTCGTCCTCCAGCTTCCCGTCCGGCCGCACCGCCTGCGCCCGCACGCCGGCGCCCGCCGGCACCAGGTCGCCGAACTTCACCGCGGGGATCAGCTTCCGCAGCGCGTGCCAGAACGCCCGCCTGCTCGCCGAGCGGTACATCTCGCCGAGGCCCGTCCACCAGAACGCCTTCGCCATCTTCCAGAACGCCGGGTCGCGGGCGTACTCCAGCAGGTCGCGCACGCTCACGTCGCGCAGCCGGTACCCCTCGCGCTTGAACGCCAGCACGGCGTTCGGCCCGCACTCGACGCCGCCGCCGATCATCCGCGTGTAGTGGACGCCGAGGAACGGCAGCCGCGCGTCCGGCACCGGGTAGATGAGGTGCTTGCACAGCCCGGCGGCTTGCGGCGTCAGCTCGTAGTACTCGCCGCGGAACGGGATGATCCGCACGCCGGGGTCCACGCCGCACGCCTTCGCCACGCGGTCCGAGTGGAGCCCGCCGCAGTTCACCAGCAGCTTCGCGCCGATCGTGCCGGCCGTCGTCTCGACCACGAGGCCGTCCGATTCGCGCTTGCAGCCCAGGAACTTCGTGCCGGTGCGGACCGTGCCGCCTGCGGCGGCGATCTTCGCGGCGTACACCTTCGACACCGCGGTGTAGTTGACGATGCCCGTCTCGCTGACGCGCAGCCCGGCGACCCCGGCGACGTGCGGCTCGACCTCGCGCATCTCGGCGACGCTCAGCCGCTTCAGCCCGACGAGCCCGTTCGCGGTGCCGCGCCGCTCCAACTCCGCGAGCGCCGGCAGCTCCGATTCGCTGGTGGCGACGACGAGCTTGCCGCAGCGGTCGTGGGGGACGCCGTTGTCGGCGCAGAAGCGGTACATCCGCTCGCGGCCGTCGGCGCAGTTGCGGGCCTTCGCCGAGCCGGGCTTGTAGTACAGGCCGCTGTGGATGACGCCGCTGTTGTGCCCTGTCTGGTGGCGCGCGACCTCGGCCTCGGTCTCGACCACGGTGACGGCGAGCCCGGCCTCCTCGGCCAGCGCCATCCCGGTGGCGAGCCCGACGATGCCGCCGCCGACCACGAGTACGTCCGTCCGTTCCACGCGAATCGCTCCGAAGAATGAAGACCGGATTGCCACAAAAAGGCACGAAAAGACACAAAAAGAAACCAAATCCAAGACAGAGTTTGATCTCGGCTCTGTCTTCCTTTTGTGTCTTTTCGTGCCCTTTTTGTGGCAATCCGGTCTTGGTCTGCTTCCTACGCCGCGCGGCGGGCCGCAGCGCCGAGGCCGAGCTTGGCCACCGCGTCGGCCAGGTCGGTCGCCACGAGCTCCAGGTTCAGCCCGTCGCGGTCGAGGGCGGTGGCGTCCACGCCGGCCCCATAGCCGGTGCGCACCAGCACCGTGCGACAGCCGACCGCGGCGCCGGCCGCCAGGTCCGTCTCGCGGTCGCCGACCATCCAGGATTGCGTGGGGTCGAGGCCCAGGTCGGCGGCCGCGGCGCGGAGCATCCCCGCCCCCGGCTTGCGACACTCGCACCGGGTGCGGTACGCGGCCACTTCGCCGTCGGGGTGGTGCGGGCAGTAGTAGAAGGCGTCGATGCGGGCGCCGTAGCCGGCGATCTGCTCGGCGAGGAAGGCGTGGACGGCCTCGACCGCGGCCTCGGTGAACATCCCCTTCGCCACGCCGGCCTGGTTGGTGACGACCACGACCGCCCGGCCGGCGCGGTTCAGCGCCGCGACGGCCTCGGCGGCGCCGGGGATCAGCCGCACGCGGGACGTGCAGCCGACGTAGTGGGCGTCCTCGATGAGGACGCCGTCGCGGTCGAGGAAGACGGCGGGTCGGAGGTTCATGGCCGCGGATTGTGGCGGACCGGCGGCCGCGCGGTCAAGCCGAACCGGTCAGCGCGCCGCCTCCGCGCTCGGCGGCGACGACAGGCTCGCCGTGTTCACCGCAATCACCCGGTACACGTGCCGCCGGCCGGGCTCTGCGGTCGCGTCGGTGAACTGCATCACGCCCAGCGGCTGCGGCGGCGTGTCGCTGTACTGCAACCCCTGGAACAGCGGCCGGCCGAACGGGTTCTTCCCCGCCACCTCGGCCAGCGCCTTGCCGTCGCGCTCGATCACGAACTTCGCCAGCCCGCTCTCCACGTCCGCCTCGGCGTCCCACGTCAGTCGGTTGCCCGTCAGCCGCACGTTCGTCGGCGCCGGCGGGGCGGTCGTGTCGGGCACCTTCGTGTCGCCAACGTAGCGCTCCCAGAGCTTCGCCGTCGCCTCGTCCGGCAGCCAGCCCGCCTTGAGCGCGTCGCCGCTGAAGCCGGCGGCCGCTGAAGCCGTGGTGCCGGTCGGCGGCGCGAGCCAGGCCTTGTCCGCGGGCATCGGCCGCAGCGGGTCGCCGGCCTTCGCGGGGAGGCGCGCCGTCAGGCAGGCGTCGAGCCACGGAATCGCCAGGTACCGCTGGTTGCCGCACTCGTGACTCGTGAGCGGGTCCACCGACACGCCGACGAGCCCGCCGCGGCCGCGGACCGTGGTGAAGAACGCCTCGTTCGCCACCCACACGCCCGCGAACCGGTCGCCCTTCACGGTCACGCCCTCCTTCGTGCCGAGGTTGCACATCAGCGGCACGGCCAGCGCCGCGGCGGGAAGGGTGTGCGCCTTGATGCCGGCGCGCGCCGGGTCGGCGGCCAGCACCGGCACGCCGGAGCGGAGCCACGCCGCGGCGACGCGCTCCGGGTGGAGCATCACCATGCCGCCGGCCCAGTGGCCGCCGCCGCTGTGGCCCCACAGCGCCCACGGCACCGCCGCCAGCTCCGGGTGCCCGGCCTTGACGCCGAGGTCGGCCAGCGCCTTGCGGAAGGCGGCGTCGGAGCCGTTGCGCGGGTCGCACCACAGCTGGCAGTCGGCCTTCTCGGGCTGCTCGTAGGCGGGGCTCAGCAGCGCGCAGCCGTGCTTCTTGGCGAGCGCCTGCCAGTGCAGGTCGTAGGCGCCGGTGAGGCCCGACCGGCACGAGCCCTCGCCGCACCCGTGCTGGTGGACGACGACGCCGCGCAGCGTCTTTACGCCGGGCGGGAGCCACACGGTGTAGTTGACGGCGAAGGCCAGGCCCCCGGGCTCGGCGGGGGCGGCGTAGCGGACGCGGTAGTACGGCGGGTCGGCGGGCGGGAAGGCGTCGTAGGGCGGCTGCTGGGCGGGGGCGGCGGGCGCCAGCAGGGCGGCAGCCAGGAGCGCGAGCGCGGGGCGGGTCACGGGGTGAGTCCTCATTCAGGTTGGCGTCAGTTCCGCTGCTCCGGCGTGTCCAGTTCCAGGTCGGCGCCGCCGACCCAGAACCAGTCGGTGCCGGCGTCGCCCCGCAGCCGGTCGGCCGCGCCGTCGTCGGTGATCCGCAGCCGGCTGCGGATGTTGGCGTACCCGCCGGTGCCGGTGGCTGCGGGGTTCCAGTCGGTGAGGACCTTGCGGAGCGAATCGGACCCCGACCGCACGGCCGCGGTGCCGCCGACGAGGATGTCGTTGCCGAGGCCGCCGTACAGGTCGTCGACGCCGGGGCCGCCGATGACGAAGTCGTCGCCGTCGCCGCCGTAGAGGTCGTCGTCGCCGGCCCCGCCCTGGATCAGGTCTTCGCCCGTGCCGCCGGCGACCAGGTCGTTGCCGCCGCCGCCGTCGGCCGTGTCGTTGCCGTCGCCCAGGTAAATCTGGTCGGCCCCGCTGCCGCCGGTCACGGTGTCGTTGCCGGCGCCGGCGTCGACCCACGTCGGCAGCGCGAGCGCCGACAGGTTGATGCTGTCGTTGCCGCCCTCGGCGTCCACCCGGACCGCGGTCACGCCGGTGAACGTCTGGTTCACGCTCGACCCGTTCAGCGACCCCTGCACCCGCACCCGGTTATTCGACTGCGGCGACACGGTGATGCTGTCGTTCGTGTTCGCGCCGGTGATGACCAGCCCGGTGCCGACCAGCCGCACGCCGGGCGTCGTCGGCAGGCCGTTCGACGTGAGCGTGATCGTGAACGTCCGCGTCGCCGACGTGTCGGCGCCGCCGTCGGCGGTGCCGCCGGTGTCCTTCAGCACCACCGTCACGGTCGCGGTGCCGGTCGCGTTCGCCTCGGGGACGAAGCTCAGCGCCCCGGCCGCGTCGATGGTCGGCGCCGCCACGAACAGCGCCGCGTTCGTGGTAGTGACGGTGAACGCCAGCCCCTGACCCGCCTCGTCGGCCGGGCCGCGCGAGATGCCGGTCGCCCAGCCGCTGACCGTCCGCGGGCCGCTCCCGGCGGCGACGGACTGGCTCGCCCCCGCGGTGAAGTTCGGGGCGTCGTTCACCGGCGTCACGGTCACGGTGAACTGCCGCGACACCGTCAGCGCCCCGTCGCCGACCGTCACCGTGATGGTGGCTGTGCCGCTGGCGTTGGCCGCGGGGGTGAACCGCAGGGTGCCCGTCGCGCCCGGGCTCGTGTACGTCACCGCCGGCGTCGGGATCAGCGCCGGGTTGCTGGACGTGGCCGTGACCGTCAGCGCCTGCGACTCGTTCGGCCCGGCGCCGATGCCGCTCAGGCTCACCGCCTGCTGCGCCGCGTCCTCCAGGATCGACACGTTGCCCAGGGCGTTGAGCGTCGGCGCGTCGTTGACCGGGGTGACGGTGACGGTGAACGTCCGCGTCGTCGTCAGCGACCCGTCGCCGACGACGACGGTGATCGTCGCCGAGCCGAAGGCGTCGGCGGCGGGCGTGAACGTCAGCGTGCCGGTGGCGTTCGGACTCGCGTAGCTGATCGTCGGCGTCGGGAGCAGCGCCGGGTTGCTGGACGTGGCCGTGACGGTCAGCGGCTGCGACTCGCCGCCGCCGGCGCCGATGCCGCCCAGGCTCACCGTCTGCGGGCCGGCGTCCTCGGCGACGGTGACGGCGGCGATCGTGTCGAGCGTCGGCGCGTCGTCCACCGGGCTCACGGTCACGCTCACCGTGCCGGTCGCGGTGCCGCCGTTGCCGTCGGACGCGGTGTAGGTGAACGAGTCGGTGCCGAAGAAGTCCGCGGCGGGGGTGTACGTCACGCCGGTCGGGGTGACCGTCACCGTGCCGTTCGCCCCGTTCGTGGCCCCGGTCACGGTCAGGGCGTCGCCGTCCGCGTCGGTGTCGTTCGCCAGCACGGCCACGGTGATGACGCCGTCCTCGGTCACGGTGCCGTTGTCGGCGGCGGCCGCGGGCGCGTCGTTCACCGGCCGCACGTCGATCGTCACCGTCACCGGGTCGCCGGCGAGCTGGCCGTCGAACGGGCGGTAGGTGAAGGTGTCGGTGCCGTTCCAGTCGGCGTTCGGCGTGTAGGTGAAGGTGCCGTTCGGGTTCAGCGCCAGCGTGCCGTTCGTCGGGTTGCTCGCCAGCTGGGCCGTCACCGGGTCGCCGTCGATGTCGCCGTCGTTGCCGAGGACGTTGCCGGTCGCGGCGGTGTCCTCGTTCGTCGTGACCGAGTCGGGGAGGCCGGCCGGGGCGTCGTTCACCGGCGACACGATCACCTCGAACGACACCGACCGGCTCAGCGCCCCGTCGTTCACGATGACCGTGATGTTCGCGGTGCCGCCGGCGTTGGCCGCGGGCGCGAACGTGACCGTGCCCGTGCCGCCCGGGCTCGTGTAGCCGAGCGTCGGCGTCGGGATCAGTGCCGGGTTGCTCGACGCGACCTGCACCGTCAGCGGCTGCGACTCGCCGGGGCCGGCGCCGATGCCGGTCAGCGTCACCGTCACCGGGCCGGCGTCCTCGGGGATCGTCAGCGTGGGGACGTCCGCGATCGTCGGCGCGTCGTTCACCGGCGTCACGGTGAGGCTCACCGTGGTGGTGTTGCTGTCGAGGGCGCCGTCGCTCGCCTTGTAGGTGAAGCTGTCCGGGCCGAAGTAGTTGGCGGCCGGGGTGTAGGTGAAGCCGCCGTCGGCGCCGAGGCTCAGGGTGCCGTGCGCCGGGCCGGTCACGAGCACCGCGGCCAGCGGGTTGTTCTCGGGGTCGGTGTCGTTCCCGAGGACGCCGCCGACGCCGGCGAGGCGGGTGCGGAACGCCAGGTCTTGGTTGTACGCGCTGCCGGTGCCGAGGGCCGAGCCGTTGTACCACAGCCGCCCCGGGGCGTAGGACTCGCCGTTGGCCGAGAACGAGCCGAGGATGCCGACCGTCGGGCCGGAGCCGTTGCGGGTGCCGATGGTGAACGTCTCGCCGGCCGCCAGCGCGATGCCGGCGGCGGTCGTGTCGAACGTCACCCACTGGTTCAGCATCGCGGCGGTGACCGTGAGGCGGAAGGTGTACAGCGGCGTACTCGTCTGCCACGGGGCGCCGCGGTAGACGACCGCGTCGAACGCCGCGCCGACGGTGCTGGCCGAGTAGATGAACAGGTCGAACGACGCCAGCGTGCCGGCGCGGCCGGCGACCACCGACTGCTGCCAGTTCGTGCCGCTGAGGCCGGCGTTGTAGAACTGGCCGGTCAGGAGGCTCTGCTGGTCCAGCGCCACCGCCGTGCCGGACACCGTCAGCACGCCGTCCTCGGCCACGGTGTAGGCGTCGGGGTTGGCCGTCGGGGGGTCGTTCACCGCCGTCACGGTCAGCGTCACGGTGGTGATCGCGCCCTGCAGCGTGCCCTCGACGGGGCGGTAGGTGAACGCGTCGGTGCCGACGAAGTTGGCGTTCGGCGTGTAGGTGAAGCTGCCGTCGGCGGCGAGGCTCAGCGAGCCGTTTGCCGGCCCTGTCACGAGCTGCGCCGTGAACGGGCTTCCCTCCACGTCGGTGTCGTTGGCCAGCACGCCGGCCGCGGGGACGGACAGGACGCCGTCCTCGGCGACGGTGTAGCTGTCGGGCCGGCCGGTCGGCGCGTCGTTGACCGGGTTCACCGTGATGGTCACCGTTGTCCAGTTCCCCAGCAGCTGGCCGCGGTCCATCGGCCGGTACTGGAACGTGTCGGTGCCCGACCAGTTGGCCCGCGGCCGGTAGATCAGCCCGCCGAACGTCACGCCCGGCTCCAGGGTGCCGTTCGCCGGCTGCGTGTACGCGCCGATGGTGAGTAGGCTGCTGGCGTCATCGGCGTCGGTGTCGTTGGCGGTCACCGCGCCGGCCGCCGCGCCGTACGGGATGGCGAGCGGCGTGTCCTCGGTCGTCGTCAGGAAGTCGGGGTTGCCGACCGGCACGTCGTTCACCGGCGTCACGGACAGGGTCACCAGCGCCACGTTGCCCTGCGCCTGGCCGTCGGAGGCGCGGTAGTAGAACTGGTCGGTCCCGCTGAAGTTCGGGGCCGGCGTGTAGGTGAAGCTGCCGTCGGCGTTCAGCGTCAACGTCCCGCTCGTCGGCCCGGCCACGACCGTCGCGGTGAGCGCGGTCCCCTCCACGTCGGTGTCGTTCCACAGTACCCCGAGCGGCCGGTTCGGCTCTACGAGCGTGACCGTGCGCGGCGTGTCCTCGGTCACCTGGAAGAAGTCGTTGAACGCCACGGGGGCGTCGTTCACCGGCAGCACCGTGACCGTGACCGTGGCCGGGTCGCTGTACGCCCGGCCGTCGTAGGCGCGGTACGTGAACGTGTCGGTGCCCGACCAGTTGGCCCGCGGCAGGTAGTAGATGCGGCCGTCGTTCGGGCTGTACGCCGCGGTGCCGTTCGCCGGCTGCGTGTACATCACGGCCACGATGGCGTCGCCGTTCGGGTCGGAGTCGTTGGCGATGACGGCGATGCCGACCTGCACGTCCTCGGTCGTCGTCGCGCCGTCGTCCTGCGCCACCGGGGGGTCGTTGGTCCGCAGCACGGTCAGGGTGACCGTCGCGGTCGCGCTCAGGCCGGTGCCGTCGGCCGCGGCGTAGGTGAACGAGTCGGTGCCGTAGAACGCCGGGTCCGGGGCGTAGGTGAAGCTGCCGTCGGCGTTCAGCGTCAGCACGCCGTTCGCCGGGCCGGTCACGACGGCCGCCGCGAGCGCGTCGCCGTCCGCGTCGGCGTCGTTGCCGAGGACGCCGGGGGCACTCACGGACAGCGTAACGCCCTGGTCGGTGGTGTAGCTGTTGGCGCCGGCGACGGGCGCGTCGGGCGCCGGCGTCACGGTCACGGTCACGGTGGTGACGTTGCCGTTCGGCCCGGCGCCGACCACGTCGCTCGGGCGGTACGTGAACGACGTGGTGCCGTTCCAGTTCGCCGGCGGCGTGTACAGCACCCGGCCGTTCTGCACCGCCACCGAGCCGAACTGCGGCTGCGTCAGGGCGCCGATGGTCAGTGCGTTGTTCTCGATGTCGGTGTCGTTGGCCAGCACGTCGATGACGACGGCCGTGTCTTCGGCCGTGGTGGCGGAGTCGGCCGCGCCGACGGGTGCGTCGTTCACCGCCGTCACCGTCAGGTTCACGGTGGCGACGTTGCTCGTCAGCTGGCCGTCGGAGGCGACGTAGGTGAAGCTGTCGGCGCCGCTGTAGTTCGCGTCCGGGGTGTAGGTGAAGGTGCCGTTCGGGTTCAGGGCCAGCTGCCCGTGCGCGGGGCCGGTCACGACCGCGGCCGTGAGCACGTCGGCGTCGGGGTCGGTGTCGTTGAACAGCACCCCGATCGCGGCCGGCGAGTAGTTGAACCGGACCGAACCGCGCAAGGCCGGGGTGCCACCCTCGGAGTGCTGCTCGAAGTCGGCCGAGAACCGCGTCACCTGCCCGGTCGGGCTCACCTCGATCTGCAGGACGGTGAAGAAGCCGGTGAGCGTGTTCGAGCCGCGGTGCTGGCCGGTGATGTCCATGCCGGGGGTGCCCGGCGTGCGGAACGCGGCGCGGGTGGCGCCGAGGTACTGCCCCACGGCCAGCGGCTCGGTGTCGAACCGCGAGCGGAACTGTAGCGTCCAGTAGT carries:
- a CDS encoding tandem-95 repeat protein yields the protein MRRQPPPPARRPLPRLRRPHLGLEFLEGRDVPATLTLALDTAALVENGPAATGTVTRTGDLSQALAVAVANSDATEASAPAAVTIAAGQASATFAVSPVDDTIVDGTQGVTLTATAQTGSLVVRPDPTFGAGGFADTPALRGGSSLNPGGVLVRPDGSIVAAASVADGGQGWAVQFQNADGSGALTSYVFFPGYADPGTAYAVVPQGNKILVAGDARNNGVTDWAVARLNANGTLDFTFGNNGTLVIPHLGYDSIYDLEVAADGTLLVGGYWADSPDFRVTRLTADGAVIGSASVPVRAAQVDERAYGSVADMALDASGRLILAGTATVYTASTGAEKERLSAVVRLDANLTPDATFGPGGVRTLTGSSFGTFDRADVVAVEAVGTNVVVGGTAWGANQTNGRFAVARFTADGTLDTSFAGDGTTTLSLGAAGDLDNAEAFDLAVQADGKLVVAGYSWRTGNGTNQALARFAADGTPDANFNGTGFYVAADYPQQASFEQLNAVALQADGRLVAQAGGSVSVTNGNVTTSVYKQWLGRFDMATGEALTATASLTVADDDPSLTLTISPATFGENGGSATATVTRSNLDMDSELVVTLTSSDATEADVPVTISLAAGQASATFLVTGVDDAEPDGTRAVTITAAAGGLTATAGVTVTDDEPAGPSLVVTISPAGVLEQTGAAAATGTVTRYGFPLDQPLVVTLTSSDTTEATVPGTVTIPAGATSATFAVVTVDDALTDGTQAVTITATATAAGLSGAISYDTSWGSGGWVSGYVRGRVAVGADGKLVVAGTAGTVGSNADFSVRRFNPNGTTDTTFGSSGYVQLNPVGASDQVEAVLVQPDGMVVVAGSGVTTGTTTGEMVVVRLRANGTLDATGFGTGGVVRLTFGSGVAAGVLDAALQADGKVVLSGFIGTDFAVVRLNADGSPDATFGTGGVVRTAALSAAGAKAHGVAVAPDGKIVAVGVDGEGTASSVLVVARYSAAGVPDGSFGNSGVSTVASSGYDQRGTDVAVRADGKVLVGVRLRNTSNGTYDYAVMRFNADGSPDNGFGTGGAYVEPTASAVGGPARLVHQADGRVLLAGTAGSFYVRFVRLTADGGVENTANGAWSASSTEGLAQDAAGNIYLAYNYGSGGTSGYVDRYKSAGVAVSGAAGLSVLDNEPFAAAPDSFTTAEETPLTVGGSGVRGNDTVAAPLSATSVTAEVVTGPTRGTLAFNADGSFTYTPQADFAGTDTFTYRLRDGAGVSNVATVTLTVTNVNDAPVAATDAYTVAEDTVLTVAGTTGTTSLTMVSDAGDWIGQGRTYNLSPSTGNFSVSGSASYLTVNYQNPNNGSDYWTLQFRSRFDTEPLAVGQYLGATRAAFRTPGTPGMDITGQHRGSNTLTGFFTVLQIEVSPTGQVTRFSADFEQHSEGGTPALRGSVRFNYSPAAIGVLFNDTDPDADVLTAAVVTGPAHGQLALNPNGTFTYTPDANYSGADSFTYVASDGQLTSNVATVNLTVTAVNDAPVGAADSATTAEDTAVVIDVLANDTDIENNALTIGALTQPQFGSVAVQNGRVLYTPPANWNGTTSFTYRPSDVVGAGPNGNVTTVTVTVTPAPDAPVAGANSYTTDQGVTLSVSAPGVLGNDADADGDALAAAVVTGPANGVLTLNADGSFTYAPDPAFYGTDSFTYAAADGTGLSATATVTLTVLRTNDPPVAQDDGATTTEDVQVGIAVIANDSDPNGDAIVAVMYTQPANGTAAYSPNDGRIYYLPRANWSGTDTFTYRAYDGRAYSDPATVTVTVLPVNDAPVAFNDFFQVTEDTPRTVTLVEPNRPLGVLWNDTDVEGTALTATVVAGPTSGTLTLNADGSFTYTPAPNFSGTDQFYYRASDGQAQGNVALVTLSVTPVNDVPVGNPDFLTTTEDTPLAIPYGAAAGAVTANDTDADDASSLLTIGAYTQPANGTLEPGVTFGGLIYRPRANWSGTDTFQYRPMDRGQLLGNWTTVTITVNPVNDAPTGRPDSYTVAEDGVLSVPAAGVLANDTDVEGSPFTAQLVTGPANGSLSLAADGSFTYTPNANFVGTDAFTYRPVEGTLQGAITTVTLTVTAVNDPPTANPDAYTVAEDGVLTVSGTAVALDQQSLLTGQFYNAGLSGTNWQQSVVAGRAGTLASFDLFIYSASTVGAAFDAVVYRGAPWQTSTPLYTFRLTVTAAMLNQWVTFDTTAAGIALAAGETFTIGTRNGSGPTVGILGSFSANGESYAPGRLWYNGSALGTGSAYNQDLAFRTRLAGVGGVLGNDTDPENNPLAAVLVTGPAHGTLSLGADGGFTYTPAANYFGPDSFTYKASDGALDSNTTTVSLTVTPVNDAPTIADVPTLTIPEDAGPVTVTLTGIGAGPGESQPLTVQVASSNPALIPTPTLGYTSPGGTGTVTFAPAANAGGTANITVIVNDGALSRSVSFEVIVSPVNDAPAGLPDSVTTNEDTAATGNVLGNDGDIDGDPVTAQLASNPTNGTLALNPNGTFTYTPNADWNGTDTFTYRPFDGQLAGDPVTVTIDVRPVNDAPAAAADNGTVTEDGVITVAVLANDTDADGDALTVTGATNGANGTVTVTPTGVTYTPAADFFGTDSFTYTASDGNGGTATGTVSVTVSPVDDAPTLDTIAAVTVAEDAGPQTVSLGGIGAGGGESQPLTVTATSSNPALLPTPTISYASPNATGTLTFTPAADAFGSATITVVVGDGSLTTTRTFTVTVTPVNDAPTLNALGNVSILEDAAQQAVSLSGIGAGPNESQALTVTATSSNPALIPTPAVTYTSPGATGTLRFTPAANASGTATITVTVGDGALTVSRQFTVTVTPVNDAPNFTAGASQSVAAGSGPRTVSGWATGISRGPADEAGQGLAFTVTTTNAALFVAAPTIDAAGALSFVPEANATGTATVTVVLKDTGGTADGGADTSATRTFTITLTSNGLPTTPGVRLVGTGLVITGANTNDSITVSPQSNNRVRVQGSLNGSSVNQTFTGVTAVRVDAEGGNDSINLSALALPTWVDAGAGNDTVTGGSGADQIYLGDGNDTADGGGGNDLVAGGTGEDLIQGGAGDDDLYGGDGDDFVIGGPGVDDLYGGLGNDILVGGTAAVRSGSDSLRKVLTDWNPAATGTGGYANIRSRLRITDDGAADRLRGDAGTDWFWVGGADLELDTPEQRN